The following proteins are encoded in a genomic region of Channa argus isolate prfri chromosome 3, Channa argus male v1.0, whole genome shotgun sequence:
- the sart1 gene encoding U4/U6.U5 tri-snRNP-associated protein 1 translates to MGSSKKHKEKSRDKDTEERRREHKKHRHKDRVRDRDASDRDKERERKRSRSKERSGRESRSKGERGSGEPRVKREKVDLGYEESNTEVEPQSASGDASLSIEETNKLRAKLGLKPLELNENKKELGTKEEPIVAETINPVLIQQQKEMREKLAALKEKRILNKKLGKVKNLADDDWLDDTAAWVERTRKMAKEKEMAEKRAKLLEEMDEEFGVSSLVEEEFAQSKKDVYTSRDLKGLKVQHKVDSFSEGQTVILTLQDKGVLEEEEDVLINVGLVDKEKAEKNVELKKKKPDYKPYEEEESVDDMVMFKSRSVLSKYDEEIEGEKKKSFRLNTQGFADAERERELQAMREALRSQAQSLEMPALTIASEYYTPQEIVSFKKTKRRVRKIRKKEKETSAAELLIDDTRSSDFGSRTRGRGPKQVDADDEEVKGEESRLPHEVPQMSDDIRMAEMDISEDEDFMPPEPAVIEEDEAEKELQKQLEKQRKLKQKQLLKDSRDRVAEQIKELEKSSNDNDLDKRNNIVFNATSEFCRTLGDIPTYGLSGNREDQEDIMDFEQEEEKADAKDSDSEMDENVGWSTVNLDEEQKQPDFSTASATILDEEPIVNSGLAAALLLCKNKGLLDTQMQKVARVKAPKGALPNDNYCIEDKMGFDDKYSRREEYRGFTQEFKEKDAYKPDVKIEYVDESGRKLTPKEAFRQLSHRFHGKGSGKMKTEKRVKKQDEEALLKKMSSSDTPLGTVALLQEKQKSQKTPYIVLSGSGKSMNANTITK, encoded by the coding sequence ATGGGGTCGtcaaagaaacacaaggaaaaGAGCCGCGACAAGGACACAGAAGAACGTCGTCGCGAACACAAAAAACATCGCCACAAGGACCGAGTGAGAGATAGAGACGCTTCAGACCgggataaagagagagagaggaagcgCTCCAGGTCCAAAGAAAGAAGCGGACGAGAGAGTCGTAGCAAAGGTGAAAGGGGTAGCGGGGAGCCACGAGTGAAAAGGGAGAAAGTTGATCTTGGATATGAGGAAAGCAATACTGAAGTGGAACCCCAATCTGCAAGCGGGGATGCATCTCTTAGCattgaagaaacaaacaaacttagAGCAAAGCTAGGTCTGAAGCCCTTGGAGTTAAATGAGAACAAGAAGGAGCTTGGGACTAAAGAGGAGCCGATAGTGGCTGAGACCATCAATCCTGTTCTTATCCAACAACagaaagagatgagagagaaacttgcagctttgaaagaaaaacGAATACTGAACAAGAAATTGGGAAAGGTTAAGAATCTAGCTGATGATGACTGGCTAGATGACACAGCTGCTTGGGTGGAAAGAACCAGGAAgatggcaaaagaaaaagaaatggcagagaaaagagcaaaactTCTCGAAGAGATGGATGAAGAGTTTGGTGTTAGCAGTCTGGTAGAGGAGGAgtttgcacaaagcaaaaaggATGTGTACACGTCTCGTGATTTAAAGGGACTTAAAGTACAACACAAGGTAGATTCCTTCAGTGAAGGTCAGACTGTTATCTTGACCCTGCAAGACAAAGGTGTacttgaggaggaggaggatgtgcTCATAAATGTGGGGCTGgtggacaaagaaaaagcagaaaagaatgtggagttgaaaaagaaaaagccagaTTACAAGCCatatgaagaagaagagagcgTGGACGACATGGTTATGTTTAAGTCCCGTTCTGTACTGTCAAAGTATGATGAGGAAATTGagggtgaaaagaaaaagagcttccGTTTAAATACACAAGGTTTTGCTGACGCGGAAAGAGAGCGGGAGCTCCAGGCCATGAGAGAGGCTCTACGAAGTCAGGCTCAATCTTTGGAAATGCCGGCTCTCACTATTGCCTCAGAGTATTACACACCTCAAGAAATTGTGAgcttcaaaaagacaaaacgcCGCGTAAGGAAgatcaggaagaaggaaaaggaaACCAGTGCTGCTGAACTACTCATTGATGACACTCGCAGCTCTGATTTTGGCTCCAGAACGCGCGGCAGAGGGCCCAAACAGGTGGATGCCGATGATGAGGAAGTAAAGGGGGAGGAGAGCAGACTGCCACATGAAGTCCCTCAGATGTCTGATGACATCAGGATGGCAGAAATGGACATTAGTGAGGATGAAGATTTCATGCCTCCTGAGCCAGCTGTGATTGAGGAGGATGAGGCAGAAAAAGAACTGCAGAAACAACTGGAGAAGCAGAGAAAGCTTAAGCAAAAGCAGCTTCTCAAAGACTCTCGGGACAGGGTGGCAGAACAAATTAAAGAACTTGAGAAAAGCAGCAATGACAATGACCTTGACAAGAGGAACAACATTGTTTTCAATGCCACCTCAGAGTTTTGCAGAACATTGGGTGATATTCCAACTTATGGACTCTCTGGAAATAGAGAGGACCAAGAAGACATCATGGACTTTgaacaagaggaagaaaaagctgATGCTAAAGATTCAGACTCAGAAATGGATGAAAATGTTGGATGGAGCACAGTCAACTTGGATGAGGAGCAGAAACAACCTGACTTCTCCACAGCCTCAGCGACCATTTTGGATGAAGAGCCCATTGTCAACAGTGGCCTTGCTGCAGCCTTGTTGTTGTGCAAAAACAAGGGTCTGTTAGACACTCAAATGCAGAAAGTAGCCCGTGTCAAAGCACCAAAGGGCGCATTGCCCAACGACAACTACTGTATTGAAGACAAGATGGGCTTTGATGACAAGTATAGTCGCAGAGAAGAATACAGAGGCTTCACACAAGAATTCAAGGAAAAGGATGCCTACAAGCCTGATGTCAAGATTGAGTATGTTGATGAATCTGGTCGGAAGCTCACTCCAAAAGAAGCTTTCAGGCAGCTTTCACATCGATTCCATGGGAAAGGGTCTGGAAAGATGAAGACAGAGAAGAGGGTGAAAAAGCAAGATGAAGAGGCCCTACTGAAGAAGATGAGCAGCAGTGACACTCCTCTGGGGACAGTGGCTTTGCTCCAAGAGAAGCAGAAATCTCAGAAAACACCATATATTGTACTTAGTGGGAGTGGGAAAAGTATGAATGCAAACACCATCACTAAGTAA